A region from the Nitrospinota bacterium genome encodes:
- a CDS encoding amidohydrolase family protein: protein MISLFHHLDPVVKFTAKTVVIDENTILENASLIVHEGKVIEILPAESASRRRVDKKIALAGQVLHPGFINAHCHLELSFLKGKLSPEAGFTGWIKALVKKRSQASQRTVGAGIKKGIERLIATGTTCVGDVASSGAVTPFAQRAGIRAVIFHETLGYQPDKAGVLLRELVDSVERTPGSELVTHGVSPHAIYSTSGPLIRGAAEYAAMRKKPLAIHLSETADENLFAKSGTGPFMSMLKRFGTFAPGSHPKSSPCAAIEKYGALKSALLIHFNYPERGDISRAAKAGAKVVICPDSNKWFERTMEHPLLELLGKGITVGLGTDSLASNTDLDMAAEARSLSALFPSLDDAAIFRIATSGGAAALGLPYGHGTLRAGAPFDAVAVSINHMRGRSVFRDIINEGRVVHRVWISGRERYKNKLRSGLT, encoded by the coding sequence ATGATAAGCCTCTTCCACCACCTGGACCCCGTCGTCAAGTTCACGGCGAAGACCGTGGTGATAGACGAAAACACCATTCTGGAAAACGCTTCGCTCATCGTGCACGAGGGGAAAGTAATCGAGATTCTCCCGGCGGAGTCGGCGTCCCGGCGCCGGGTGGACAAGAAGATCGCGCTCGCCGGCCAGGTCCTCCACCCCGGTTTCATCAACGCCCACTGCCATCTGGAGCTTTCTTTCCTGAAGGGCAAACTAAGCCCGGAAGCCGGCTTCACCGGATGGATAAAGGCTTTGGTGAAAAAGCGGTCGCAGGCTTCACAACGGACCGTCGGGGCGGGAATCAAAAAGGGGATCGAAAGGCTTATCGCCACCGGGACAACCTGCGTCGGTGATGTGGCCTCCTCCGGGGCGGTGACGCCGTTTGCCCAACGTGCGGGAATCCGCGCCGTCATCTTCCACGAAACACTGGGATACCAGCCGGACAAGGCGGGCGTGCTGCTTCGGGAGCTTGTGGACAGCGTGGAACGCACCCCCGGATCGGAGCTTGTGACCCATGGCGTTTCACCCCACGCCATATACTCCACCTCCGGCCCGCTTATCCGGGGCGCCGCCGAATACGCCGCCATGAGGAAAAAACCGTTGGCCATCCACCTTTCGGAGACCGCCGACGAAAACCTTTTCGCGAAAAGCGGGACGGGGCCGTTCATGTCCATGCTTAAACGATTTGGAACGTTCGCCCCCGGCTCCCATCCCAAATCGTCGCCATGCGCCGCCATCGAAAAGTATGGGGCGCTAAAATCGGCGTTGCTGATCCATTTCAATTACCCGGAACGGGGGGACATCTCCCGCGCCGCCAAGGCTGGAGCGAAGGTTGTCATTTGCCCTGATTCCAACAAATGGTTCGAACGCACCATGGAACATCCCCTGCTTGAATTGCTGGGAAAAGGGATTACCGTTGGACTGGGAACGGACAGCCTGGCCTCCAACACCGACCTGGACATGGCGGCCGAAGCCAGGAGCCTCTCAGCGCTTTTCCCTTCGCTCGATGACGCAGCAATCTTCCGTATCGCCACCTCCGGCGGAGCCGCTGCGCTGGGCCTGCCGTATGGCCATGGAACTTTGCGCGCCGGCGCCCCCTTCGACGCGGTGGCGGTCTCCATAAATCATATGCGCGGAAGATCGGTTTTCAGGGATATAATCAACGAGGGCCGGGTCGTCCACCGTGTGTGGATATCCGGAAGGGAACGGTACAAAAATAAACTGCGCTCCGGTTTAACGTAG
- a CDS encoding clan AA aspartic protease yields MIPQTVILLAALVLSADLRHEGLAYRWTDVDGSVRISGRLEDVPKDRRNTASPMKLVTVREDKDWTEPFAAPMPNPVSVHFNPPGSMAVEAMFNGLVKRNAILDTGSETIIITSKLAAALGADIRKAGKTRLRTSKGIVEAPVVFLDDVNVGGAHAMRLEAAVMDFPGRGHVSAIIGMNFLSRFVFEINARDNEVTFHKAAGR; encoded by the coding sequence TTGATTCCGCAGACGGTCATCCTGCTCGCCGCGCTGGTCCTTTCGGCGGACTTGCGGCATGAGGGGCTTGCATACCGTTGGACCGATGTGGATGGTTCGGTGCGGATATCCGGCAGGCTCGAGGACGTTCCCAAAGATCGCAGGAACACCGCCTCGCCGATGAAACTTGTGACCGTCCGCGAAGATAAGGACTGGACCGAGCCCTTCGCCGCGCCGATGCCAAATCCCGTTTCGGTCCATTTCAATCCCCCGGGGAGCATGGCGGTGGAGGCCATGTTCAACGGCCTTGTGAAACGGAACGCCATACTGGACACCGGATCGGAGACCATAATCATCACAAGCAAGCTGGCGGCCGCCCTAGGGGCCGATATCCGGAAAGCGGGCAAGACCCGGCTGCGGACCTCTAAAGGAATCGTGGAGGCGCCGGTTGTATTTCTCGACGATGTTAATGTGGGCGGGGCCCATGCCATGCGGCTGGAGGCTGCGGTGATGGATTTCCCGGGGCGTGGGCATGTCAGCGCCATTATCGGGATGAACTTTCTTTCACGCTTTGTGTTCGAGATAAACGCGCGGGATAACGAGGTGACATTCCACAAGGCCGCAGGCCGCTGA
- a CDS encoding glucose-6-phosphate isomerase, whose protein sequence is MDIVLDYTNALTAAIGGENGISVENIRALETAGGRVHAELAIKRRDGKLPFYDLPGKTAGAKEIVKAAARLRKDFDTMVVLGIGGSALGTTALVSALRHSFHNSISAKKRGGMKIFVVDNIDPDQFSDLLSTLKLGETVFNVISKSGSTAETMSQFMIALNLLKKKFGKKDWRKHIVITTDAKSGILRKIADDNKLKSFLVPDGVGGRFTVLTPVSLLPAACAGIDIVKLLKGAARMDLRCREASIMKNPAYLFAAVHYLLDTSKAKKMTVMMPYSSKLYYVADWFRQLWAESLGKKTDVDGRPVHVGQTPIKALGATDQHSQVQLYVEGPFDKVVCFLEVGRFENTVAIPAEYPDVDDLSYLGGSSLNELLNVEKRGTEYALTANGRPNITIKLPDTSPDSLGQLLYMLEVATAFAGGLYRINAFDQPGVEFGKNYAYAMMGRKGHEERRREFESRGSGERKTV, encoded by the coding sequence ATGGACATTGTTCTTGATTACACCAATGCATTGACCGCCGCAATAGGCGGTGAAAACGGGATTTCTGTTGAGAACATCCGGGCGCTGGAGACGGCGGGAGGCCGGGTACACGCGGAATTGGCCATCAAACGAAGGGACGGTAAGTTGCCGTTTTACGACCTTCCCGGAAAGACCGCAGGAGCGAAGGAGATCGTGAAGGCCGCCGCCAGGCTCCGCAAGGATTTTGACACGATGGTGGTGCTGGGCATTGGCGGGTCCGCTTTGGGTACGACCGCCCTTGTCTCCGCCCTGCGCCATTCGTTTCACAATTCCATTTCGGCCAAGAAGCGCGGCGGCATGAAAATATTCGTGGTGGACAACATTGATCCCGACCAGTTCTCCGATCTTCTGTCCACGTTGAAACTTGGCGAGACGGTGTTCAATGTCATTTCAAAAAGCGGCTCCACCGCCGAGACGATGTCGCAGTTCATGATCGCCCTGAACTTGCTGAAAAAAAAGTTCGGCAAGAAAGACTGGCGCAAGCACATTGTCATCACCACGGACGCGAAGTCCGGAATTCTCCGCAAAATCGCCGATGATAACAAGCTGAAGAGTTTTCTGGTGCCGGACGGCGTGGGGGGCAGGTTCACTGTGCTCACCCCTGTTTCGCTGTTGCCGGCGGCCTGCGCAGGGATTGATATCGTAAAGCTGCTCAAAGGCGCCGCGCGGATGGACCTGCGTTGCCGGGAGGCCTCCATAATGAAAAACCCGGCGTATCTTTTCGCGGCGGTCCATTATCTGCTGGACACATCGAAGGCCAAGAAGATGACCGTGATGATGCCGTATTCGAGCAAGCTTTACTACGTGGCGGACTGGTTCCGCCAGTTGTGGGCCGAATCGCTGGGCAAGAAAACGGACGTGGACGGCCGCCCGGTCCACGTGGGGCAGACACCGATAAAGGCGCTGGGAGCCACGGACCAGCACTCGCAGGTGCAATTGTATGTGGAAGGGCCTTTTGACAAGGTGGTGTGTTTCCTTGAGGTGGGCAGGTTTGAAAATACGGTGGCGATCCCGGCCGAATATCCGGATGTGGACGACCTTTCGTATCTTGGCGGCAGTTCGCTCAATGAACTTTTGAACGTGGAAAAACGGGGGACGGAGTATGCGCTGACGGCCAACGGAAGGCCCAACATCACAATAAAACTGCCGGACACAAGCCCGGATTCCCTTGGCCAGTTGCTGTACATGCTGGAAGTGGCCACCGCTTTCGCCGGCGGGTTGTACCGCATAAACGCTTTCGACCAGCCCGGCGTGGAGTTCGGCAAGAACTACGCATACGCGATGATGGGGCGCAAGGGGCACGAGGAACGCCGCCGCGAATTTGAGTCCAGGGGATCGGGTGAACGAAAGACCGTGTGA
- a CDS encoding septal ring lytic transglycosylase RlpA family protein has protein sequence MIRKRSSINKNTFAPLWVMALCFVFIGSSCATREAIKKPVGVTQPTRPPAAGQLKNVRPYTIAGVTYYPLADSYGFEETGIASWYGKDFHGKATANGERYDMYGISAAHKTLPMGTMVEVTRLDNGQKLAVRINDRGPFVPTRIIDLSYGAAQKLGVAGPGTAKVKLVALAEGRPADGGAPIPSGPVPDFKHGTFYVQVGAFSVASNAELVKDRVARAKAGGTRLVPYTPPSGLKLLRVQAGPFDDMDKAKAALASLKGQGFTESFVVAD, from the coding sequence ATGATACGTAAAAGAAGTTCAATAAACAAAAATACCTTCGCCCCCCTTTGGGTGATGGCGCTCTGCTTCGTCTTCATCGGCTCCTCCTGCGCCACGCGGGAAGCCATCAAAAAACCGGTGGGGGTGACCCAGCCAACCCGCCCTCCCGCCGCCGGGCAGCTTAAGAACGTCCGGCCATACACCATCGCCGGAGTGACATATTACCCGCTGGCGGACTCATATGGTTTCGAGGAGACCGGGATCGCATCGTGGTATGGTAAGGATTTCCACGGCAAAGCCACCGCCAACGGCGAGCGATACGACATGTACGGGATTTCCGCCGCGCACAAGACCCTGCCCATGGGAACGATGGTGGAGGTGACACGGCTGGACAACGGCCAGAAACTCGCCGTGCGGATAAACGACCGCGGCCCGTTCGTGCCGACACGGATCATAGACCTTTCATATGGCGCCGCGCAAAAGCTGGGAGTGGCGGGGCCGGGCACCGCGAAGGTGAAACTTGTGGCCCTGGCCGAAGGGCGTCCCGCCGATGGGGGCGCCCCAATCCCCTCCGGCCCCGTGCCCGATTTCAAGCACGGCACGTTCTATGTCCAGGTGGGCGCCTTCTCGGTTGCTTCTAACGCGGAGCTTGTGAAGGACAGGGTGGCCAGGGCGAAAGCAGGCGGGACGCGGCTTGTGCCATACACGCCGCCGTCGGGGCTGAAACTTTTGAGGGTGCAGGCCGGGCCTTTTGACGATATGGACAAGGCAAAGGCGGCGCTGGCGTCCCTTAAAGGCCAGGGTTTTACCGAATCGTTCGTGGTGGCGGATTGA
- a CDS encoding DUF4911 domain-containing protein: protein MTQKKIWSPLPEAGRDCHRMLIKVDPGDIAYLVEVFESHESLGIPRTIDQAEGIVEILASPDYVEEARALLEALKEEMRVDVIRM, encoded by the coding sequence ATGACACAAAAAAAAATATGGAGCCCGCTCCCGGAGGCGGGGCGCGACTGCCACAGGATGCTAATCAAGGTAGATCCAGGGGACATAGCATACCTTGTGGAGGTGTTCGAAAGCCACGAATCTTTGGGAATCCCGCGGACGATAGACCAGGCGGAAGGAATCGTGGAAATCCTGGCCTCCCCCGATTACGTGGAGGAGGCCCGGGCGCTTCTGGAGGCTTTAAAAGAAGAGATGCGGGTGGACGTTATCCGCATGTGA
- a CDS encoding AI-2E family transporter, giving the protein MREFWARPVVRAIAVALGVLVFAIFIYAARAALFPFIVAFAIAYVLDPLVDRMEKAGMSRIFAIVAILIALLASVTTVAALVAPMIGAQVEAMAANVPRYVETVKGLIVPWLESLTDVDKARMDQAVREGMMALGDLPVKAVKAVSSAVWAGLSNVMDVALALFNLVIIPVAAFYLLKDFNDITEKLGQRVPPARREALFGFMGKIDMALSGFVKGQLTVASIMAVVYSTGLFLIGAPMGIAIGLAAGAANIVPYLPIAVGFIPALALTYLQYPGFERVLMVVALFAAGLALEGMVITPRTLEKSVGLHPVAVMASLFIGAAFFGFIGILLAVPAAAVIKVALMELDDAYLKSEFFTGNGGEGK; this is encoded by the coding sequence ATGAGGGAATTTTGGGCCAGGCCTGTGGTCCGCGCCATTGCGGTGGCGCTGGGGGTTTTGGTCTTCGCCATCTTTATATACGCCGCGCGCGCCGCGCTTTTTCCTTTCATAGTGGCCTTCGCCATCGCCTATGTGCTCGACCCGCTGGTGGACAGGATGGAAAAAGCGGGCATGAGCAGGATTTTTGCGATTGTGGCCATCCTGATCGCTTTGCTCGCATCAGTCACCACCGTGGCGGCGCTTGTGGCCCCGATGATCGGGGCGCAGGTGGAGGCCATGGCCGCCAATGTGCCGCGCTATGTGGAGACAGTGAAAGGGCTCATCGTCCCATGGCTCGAATCGTTGACGGACGTGGACAAGGCAAGGATGGACCAGGCTGTACGGGAAGGGATGATGGCGTTGGGCGACCTGCCGGTAAAGGCGGTAAAGGCCGTGTCGTCCGCCGTGTGGGCCGGGCTGTCAAACGTGATGGACGTGGCGCTGGCGCTGTTCAACCTTGTGATCATCCCGGTGGCGGCGTTTTACCTGCTCAAGGACTTTAACGACATAACAGAAAAGCTGGGCCAGCGCGTTCCCCCCGCCCGCAGGGAGGCTTTGTTCGGCTTTATGGGGAAGATAGACATGGCCCTTTCCGGCTTCGTCAAAGGGCAGCTTACCGTGGCCTCCATAATGGCGGTGGTCTATTCAACCGGCCTTTTTCTCATCGGCGCGCCGATGGGCATCGCCATCGGCCTTGCCGCGGGCGCGGCGAACATAGTCCCATACCTCCCCATCGCGGTGGGATTCATCCCGGCGCTTGCGCTTACCTATCTGCAATACCCCGGATTTGAGCGGGTGCTGATGGTGGTGGCTCTTTTCGCGGCGGGGCTGGCGCTCGAAGGGATGGTGATAACGCCAAGGACACTGGAAAAATCGGTGGGGCTGCATCCTGTGGCGGTGATGGCCTCTCTCTTTATCGGCGCGGCCTTTTTCGGCTTCATCGGAATATTGCTGGCGGTTCCGGCGGCGGCGGTGATCAAGGTGGCGCTTATGGAGCTGGACGATGCGTACCTGAAATCCGAATTCTTCACGGGGAACGGCGGGGAAGGGAAGTAA